The sequence CTTCATATCCTCGTGCTTGCCAAACTTTAATTCAGGCTTTGGAGATGGAAAATTGGGTTTGTCAACCAATTCATTTGCAACGTTTTCCCCGGACGGAATATCAAGAACGTTTAAATCAAGCTTTACAAAACCAACCCTTACAAAAAGTCCAAGTTGTGGGACTTCGGAATCTTGGGGATGTACTGCGGCAACTAGGAAAAGTAGACGCATCTTCTATTGTTTTACACAAGGCTTGGGAAATAGCACAAAATCTTGGCTTGGAAAACCCTGACTTATTACTGAGTTTAGCTAATACGGAACGCTCATTTTATGAACAGGCTAAAAGTAAATATAAATTGACAGATGAACCTCTAGCTAAACAAAAAGCACTAAATACAGCCCAAGCTAAACTTCTTACATCTTTGGAGCTTTATCAAAAAATAAATAGTATTCCAGCGCAGTTAAATCAATTACACTTATTATTAAAATCTGGTAATACAAATACACATCTAATTCATTCCTTAATTCAAGAGTTATTAGCCAAAGAAAAAGAAAATAAATTTTCAGAATTGCCAGCAATAGAATCTATTTATGCTCGGCTTCACCTAGCCCAATGCTTAATCGAAATTAATAATAAATTGCCAACAGCGCTGACACTAAGTCAAAAAGCTTTATCTCAAGCTGAGAAATTAGACAATCAACGAGCAGAATCCCTTGCTTTAGGAACTCTTGCTAATATCTACAGTCATTTGGGTCAAGAACCTCAATCAATAAAACATCTACAACAAGCTATGGGACTGGCTCAATCAGTACAAGCTTGGGATATTGCTTATCAATGGCAATGGCAATTAGGGCAATTTTATAAAAAAACTAATAATATCCAGAGCGCGATAAAAGTATACGCTGCTGCTGTTTACAGTTTAGACCAAGTTCGCGGAAGTATCTTATCCATCAACCCAGAAATTCAATTTGCCTTTAACGACAAAGTTGAACCCGTATATCAAGAATACATGGAGTTACTGTTGTCTCAAAAAAAACCAAATTTTAGACAAGTCATCAAAATACACGAACAGCTAAAGTTAGCTGAATTAGAGAATTTTTTGCAGTGTGGTAAAATTCCTAGCTTTTCTTTATTAGATGCTCAAAATTATGTCAAATTACCACCTACTATTTATTTAATTAAACTCTCAAATAAAACAGAAGTAATTCTTCAAACTTCGCAAGGTAAATTTTATAATCATAATTTAGATACAGAACTAATAGATTACCCAATTAAGGAGTTAATTAACTTGGTTCAAAATCAAAATTTTAATTATTTTGCAGAAACTGATTTTATCCTCTATGCTCAAGAAATTTATTATTTATTACTTTCACCGATCAAAGAACATTTACCAAAAACAGGGAATTTATTATTTGTTTTAGATACTTATTTTCAAAATTTACCCTTTTCTTTGCTACATGATGGTAATAATTACTTAATCCATTCTTATATTATTTCAGTAGCTTCAAGTTTTCAATTGTCTCAACAACAGGTTTTAAAGCCAGGAAATTTAAAAGCATTAATAGCCGCAATTTCTGAAGAAAGTCCGAGTTTTTATGGCAACTTCAATCCTCTACCAGAAGTTAAGACAGAAATAGAAAATATCAGAAAAAATGCAGTCTACACTTCAGAATTACTCAACAATCAATTTACGAGCGATCGCTTTCGTCAAAAAATCAGACAACCTCTACCAATATTGCATATCAGTACCCATGCTCAATTTAGTTCCGACCCTGAGCAGACTTTCATCTTGGCGTGGGATCGTCCCATGAATCTCTTGGATTTGAATACTTTATTTAAACAACGCCAAAACAGTCAATCATCAATTGATTTACTGGTTTTAAGTGCCTGTCAGACAGCCAAAGGCGATAGGCGTTCCGCTTTGGGAATCGCAGGTTTGGCTACTCAATCAGGCGCACGTAGTACCATCGCCTCTCTGTGGCTTGTTAATTCTGAATCTACTGCCCTGCTAATGAGTAAATTTTATCAGGGATTAAGAAATGGCCTCCCTAAAGCAGAAGCACTCAGGCAAGCTCAATTAGATTTGCGTTCCCATGCTCAATATAGTCATCCTTATTATTGGGCAGCATTTGTCTTGGTTGGTACTTGGGATTGATCCAATAGGTTGACTCCAACTTGGACTTTAGCTAGTTCATGTGTATTATTTTTCTTTTGAGCCAAATTTTTTGCTTGT comes from Nodularia sp. NIES-3585 and encodes:
- a CDS encoding CHAT domain-containing protein; its protein translation is MARKWYLFFSRLSTLKYLFFGIFLSLLIIFYPVQTIAAPTPGQLNQRGFTQLHQGLTSAALQTWESAYRAYKKLNDTEGMTGSLINQSLALQANASYPRACQTLIQALEMENWVCQPIHLQRFPRTEYQERLNQALQNQPLQKVQVVGLRNLGDVLRQLGKVDASSIVLHKAWEIAQNLGLENPDLLLSLANTERSFYEQAKSKYKLTDEPLAKQKALNTAQAKLLTSLELYQKINSIPAQLNQLHLLLKSGNTNTHLIHSLIQELLAKEKENKFSELPAIESIYARLHLAQCLIEINNKLPTALTLSQKALSQAEKLDNQRAESLALGTLANIYSHLGQEPQSIKHLQQAMGLAQSVQAWDIAYQWQWQLGQFYKKTNNIQSAIKVYAAAVYSLDQVRGSILSINPEIQFAFNDKVEPVYQEYMELLLSQKKPNFRQVIKIHEQLKLAELENFLQCGKIPSFSLLDAQNYVKLPPTIYLIKLSNKTEVILQTSQGKFYNHNLDTELIDYPIKELINLVQNQNFNYFAETDFILYAQEIYYLLLSPIKEHLPKTGNLLFVLDTYFQNLPFSLLHDGNNYLIHSYIISVASSFQLSQQQVLKPGNLKALIAAISEESPSFYGNFNPLPEVKTEIENIRKNAVYTSELLNNQFTSDRFRQKIRQPLPILHISTHAQFSSDPEQTFILAWDRPMNLLDLNTLFKQRQNSQSSIDLLVLSACQTAKGDRRSALGIAGLATQSGARSTIASLWLVNSESTALLMSKFYQGLRNGLPKAEALRQAQLDLRSHAQYSHPYYWAAFVLVGTWD